A single genomic interval of Acinetobacter chinensis harbors:
- a CDS encoding plasmid replication DNA-binding protein: MKSLSVIELSNLYGMTRQAVYKQINKGNLSKNSDGKIDLSEAIRVFGEPSKHVNSSQTTETRKLSEVHLLEQQVHMLQKQLEQAHDREKFQRDELKAKNDQLHVKDEQIEAMQRLLEAPKTNMTTFTDQKPSQNIATDPRPEPELKHDGLTTLEQTENKRIPVPEHVELEQPKRGWLSRFFLPNG, from the coding sequence ATGAAATCACTATCTGTTATCGAACTTTCAAACCTCTATGGAATGACTCGTCAAGCCGTTTATAAACAAATAAATAAAGGTAATTTAAGTAAGAATAGCGATGGTAAAATTGATCTTTCTGAAGCTATTCGAGTCTTTGGTGAACCATCTAAACATGTGAACAGTTCACAGACAACCGAAACACGAAAGTTGTCAGAAGTTCACCTGCTTGAACAACAGGTTCACATGCTTCAAAAACAGCTAGAACAGGCTCATGACCGTGAGAAATTTCAACGAGATGAATTAAAAGCTAAGAATGATCAGTTACATGTTAAGGACGAACAAATTGAGGCAATGCAACGTCTATTAGAAGCCCCAAAAACCAATATGACTACGTTTACCGATCAGAAACCTAGCCAGAATATAGCAACGGATCCTCGGCCAGAACCTGAGCTGAAACATGACGGATTGACTACTCTGGAGCAGACTGAAAATAAGCGTATTCCAGTGCCGGAACATGTTGAACTGGAGCAGCCGAAAAGAGGATGGTTAAGCCGGTTTTTCTTACCGAATGGCTAA
- the msr(E) gene encoding ABC-F type ribosomal protection protein Msr(E), whose amino-acid sequence MSLIIKARNIRLDYAGRDVLDIDELEIHSYDRIGLVGDNGAGKSSLLKVLNGEIVLAEATLQRFGDFAHISQLGGIEIETVEDRAMLSRLGVSNVQNDTMSGGEETRAKIAAAFSQQVHGILADEPTSHLDLNGIDLLIGQLKAFDGALLVISHDRYFLDMVVDKIWELKDGKITEYWGGYSDYLRQKEEERQHQAVEYELMMKERERLESAVQEKRQQANRLDNKKKGEKSKNSTESAGRLGHAKMTGTKQRKLYQAAKSMEKRLAALEDIQAPEHLRSIRFRQSSALELHNKFPITADGLSLKFGSRTIFDDANFIIPLGAKVAITGSNGTGKTSLLKMISERADGLTISPKAEIGYFTQTGYKFNTHKSVLSFMQEECEYTVAEIRAVLASMGIGANDIQKNLSDLSGGEIIKLLLSKMLLGKYNILLMDEPGNYLDLKSIAALETMMKSYAGTIIFVSHDKQLVDNIADIIYEIKDHKIIKTFERDC is encoded by the coding sequence ATGAGTTTAATTATTAAAGCGAGAAACATACGCTTGGATTATGCTGGGCGTGATGTTTTGGATATTGATGAATTGGAAATTCACTCTTATGACCGTATTGGTCTTGTGGGTGATAACGGAGCAGGAAAGAGTAGTTTACTCAAAGTACTTAATGGCGAAATTGTTTTAGCCGAAGCGACATTACAGCGTTTTGGTGATTTTGCACATATCAGCCAACTGGGCGGAATCGAAATAGAAACGGTCGAAGACCGGGCAATGTTATCTCGCCTTGGTGTTTCCAATGTACAAAACGACACAATGAGTGGCGGAGAGGAAACTCGTGCAAAAATTGCTGCCGCATTTTCCCAACAAGTACATGGCATTCTAGCGGATGAACCAACCAGCCACCTTGATCTCAATGGAATAGATCTACTTATTGGTCAACTTAAAGCATTTGATGGAGCATTACTTGTTATCAGTCATGACCGATATTTTCTTGATATGGTTGTAGACAAGATATGGGAGTTAAAAGACGGTAAAATTACGGAATATTGGGGTGGTTACTCGGATTACTTGCGTCAAAAAGAAGAAGAGCGACAACACCAAGCCGTAGAATATGAGCTGATGATGAAGGAACGGGAGCGATTAGAATCTGCTGTGCAAGAAAAACGCCAGCAAGCTAATCGATTAGACAATAAGAAAAAAGGAGAAAAATCCAAAAACTCTACCGAAAGTGCTGGACGACTTGGGCATGCAAAAATGACTGGCACCAAGCAAAGAAAACTGTATCAGGCAGCTAAGAGTATGGAAAAGCGTTTGGCTGCATTAGAAGATATTCAAGCACCAGAGCATTTGCGTTCTATTCGTTTTCGTCAAAGTTCAGCCCTAGAACTGCACAATAAGTTCCCGATTACGGCAGATGGTCTGAGCTTAAAATTTGGTAGCCGTACTATCTTTGATGACGCTAACTTTATAATACCGCTTGGCGCTAAAGTCGCTATAACTGGATCGAATGGAACAGGGAAAACGTCCTTGTTAAAAATGATATCAGAACGTGCTGATGGATTAACCATATCTCCAAAAGCTGAAATTGGCTACTTTACACAAACAGGATATAAATTTAACACGCATAAATCTGTGCTCTCCTTTATGCAGGAAGAGTGCGAGTACACAGTTGCGGAAATTCGTGCAGTATTGGCTTCAATGGGGATCGGAGCGAATGATATTCAAAAAAACTTATCCGACTTATCGGGAGGTGAAATCATCAAACTGCTTTTATCCAAAATGCTTTTAGGAAAATATAATATTTTGCTTATGGATGAACCAGGAAACTATCTTGACCTAAAAAGTATTGCCGCATTAGAAACAATGATGAAGTCCTATGCAGGAACTATTATCTTCGTATCTCATGACAAGCAATTGGTCGATAATATTGCTGACATTATCTACGAGATCAAAGACCACAAAATCATCAAGACTTTTGAGAGAGATTGTTAA
- a CDS encoding Mph(E) family macrolide 2'-phosphotransferase, whose amino-acid sequence MTIQDIQSLAEAHGLLLTDKMNFNEMGIDFKVVFALDTKGQQWLLRIPRRDGMREQIKKEKRILELVKKHLSVEVPDWRISSTELVAYPILKDNPVLNLDAETYEIIWNMDKDSPKYITSLAKTLFEIHSIPEKEVRENDLKIMKPSDLRPEIANNLQLVKSEIGISEQLETRYRKWLDNDVLWADFTQFIHGDLYAGHVLASKDGAVSGVIDWSTAHIDDPAIDFAGHVTLFGEESLKTLIIEYEKLGGKVWNKLYEQTLERAAASPLMYGLFALETQNESLIVGAKAQLGVI is encoded by the coding sequence ATGACAATTCAAGATATTCAATCACTTGCTGAAGCACACGGCTTGTTGCTTACGGACAAAATGAATTTCAATGAAATGGGCATTGATTTTAAGGTCGTTTTTGCTCTTGATACAAAGGGGCAACAATGGTTGCTGCGTATTCCTCGTCGTGATGGCATGAGGGAACAAATCAAGAAAGAAAAACGCATTTTAGAATTGGTAAAAAAACATCTTTCTGTAGAGGTTCCTGATTGGAGAATTTCATCTACAGAATTAGTGGCTTATCCCATACTTAAAGATAATCCTGTTTTAAATTTGGATGCTGAAACCTATGAAATAATTTGGAATATGGACAAAGATAGCCCGAAATACATAACATCTTTGGCAAAAACCTTATTTGAAATCCATAGTATTCCTGAAAAAGAAGTTCGGGAAAATGATTTGAAAATTATGAAACCTTCAGATTTAAGACCTGAAATAGCAAACAATTTGCAGTTAGTAAAATCTGAAATTGGTATAAGTGAGCAATTGGAAACCCGCTACAGAAAATGGTTGGATAATGATGTTCTATGGGCAGATTTCACCCAATTTATACATGGCGATTTATATGCTGGGCATGTACTAGCTTCAAAGGATGGAGCTGTTTCAGGCGTTATTGATTGGTCAACAGCCCATATAGATGACCCAGCGATTGATTTTGCTGGGCATGTAACTTTGTTTGGAGAAGAAAGCCTCAAAACTCTAATCATCGAGTATGAAAAACTAGGGGGTAAAGTTTGGAATAAACTATATGAACAGACTTTAGAAAGAGCAGCGGCCTCTCCTTTGATGTATGGTTTATTTGCCTTAGAAACTCAAAATGAAAGCCTTATCGTTGGAGCAAAAGCTCAGTTGGGAGTTATATAA
- a CDS encoding ISNCY family transposase, producing MSDKELKRLSVLQEICDQRITQSQAAQLLHISERQIRRLLQKYKAQGPAALAHAARGQISNSRLPEELRLKCLNIVSDQLHGFGPTLAHEKLTTVHGFDISVETLRSWMIAADLWIPRAKRLKRPYQPRYNRDCYGELIQIDGSHHDWFEGRAAKCCLLVFIDDATGKLQHLRFCESESAFDYMISTRLYVEQHGKPLAFYSDKHSVFRVNQSSKKDTKITQFGRVLSTLNIDIIFANSPQAKGRVERANRTLQDRLIKEMRLEGIYSIEQANAWLPCFIEQFNRKFANMAFNPKDLHRTVTETAEELDDVFTWREPRRVTNSLTITYDKCVYLLENTEENKRLIGKYLEFLEYPDGTVAIEHQGRKINYSIFDKLSQLNQREVVENKRLGAVLNHIQQQHEELEQQNKRNRSQKMPSRRAQKTVIKERNLNPVLDLEVSV from the coding sequence ATGTCGGATAAAGAACTTAAACGATTGTCGGTCTTGCAAGAAATCTGTGATCAACGCATAACCCAGTCCCAAGCTGCTCAGCTACTTCATATTTCAGAACGTCAGATCAGACGTTTATTGCAAAAATACAAAGCTCAAGGCCCAGCTGCATTAGCACATGCTGCACGTGGCCAAATCAGCAATTCCAGGCTTCCTGAAGAGCTCAGACTCAAGTGCCTCAATATTGTTTCGGATCAACTGCATGGTTTCGGACCCACTTTAGCGCATGAAAAGCTCACCACTGTTCATGGATTCGATATTTCAGTGGAAACACTGCGTTCCTGGATGATTGCAGCCGATCTGTGGATTCCTCGCGCCAAGCGCCTGAAACGCCCGTATCAGCCTCGTTATAACCGAGATTGTTATGGTGAACTGATTCAAATCGATGGCTCACACCATGACTGGTTTGAAGGACGCGCTGCTAAGTGCTGTCTGCTGGTATTTATCGATGATGCCACAGGAAAATTACAGCATTTACGTTTCTGTGAGTCGGAATCAGCATTTGACTATATGATTTCAACACGTTTGTATGTTGAGCAGCATGGTAAGCCGTTGGCGTTTTACAGTGATAAACATTCAGTCTTCAGGGTGAATCAAAGCAGCAAGAAAGACACCAAGATTACCCAGTTTGGACGCGTACTCAGTACCCTCAATATCGATATCATCTTCGCCAATTCACCACAAGCCAAAGGCCGTGTAGAACGGGCGAATAGAACGCTTCAGGACCGTCTGATTAAAGAAATGCGCCTGGAAGGCATCTATTCGATTGAGCAAGCGAATGCCTGGCTGCCCTGCTTTATCGAGCAATTTAATCGTAAATTTGCCAATATGGCCTTTAATCCCAAGGATCTACACCGGACTGTCACTGAAACAGCCGAAGAATTAGATGATGTTTTTACCTGGCGTGAACCCCGCAGAGTCACGAACAGCCTGACGATTACTTATGATAAATGCGTATATTTACTGGAAAATACCGAAGAAAATAAAAGGTTGATCGGCAAGTATCTTGAGTTTCTGGAATACCCGGATGGCACGGTAGCCATTGAACATCAAGGAAGAAAAATCAATTACAGCATCTTCGATAAATTAAGTCAGCTCAACCAGCGAGAGGTTGTTGAGAATAAACGTTTAGGTGCTGTTCTCAATCATATTCAACAACAGCACGAAGAATTAGAACAGCAAAACAAACGCAATCGTTCTCAAAAGATGCCGAGCAGACGTGCACAGAAAACAGTAATCAAAGAACGAAATCTGAATCCTGTGCTTGACTTGGAAGTGTCTGTATAG
- a CDS encoding recombinase family protein, with the protein MIEMNTRIYLRASTKDQDAERALQILQDLNQNLNLGETIVYVENYSGTKLDRPELNKLLSEANQGDTLLVESIDRLSRLTQRDFQELKRRIQEKGLRLVVADLPTTYQMIQTSDSITHSILELINNMLIDLLATMARLDNEKRIERIKQGLARSGYKPTGKKANEAKHKRIKELLVVGNMTKEEIAKAVNCGVATVYRVAKVI; encoded by the coding sequence ATGATAGAAATGAATACACGTATTTATCTACGAGCTTCAACTAAAGATCAAGATGCAGAAAGGGCTTTGCAGATTCTTCAGGATCTAAACCAAAACTTGAATTTGGGTGAAACCATTGTGTACGTGGAAAACTATAGTGGTACGAAGTTAGACCGACCTGAATTGAATAAGCTACTGTCAGAAGCAAATCAAGGTGACACATTGTTAGTTGAAAGTATTGACCGCTTATCACGCCTAACCCAACGAGATTTTCAAGAGCTGAAGCGCAGGATCCAGGAGAAGGGACTTCGTTTAGTCGTAGCAGATCTTCCTACTACCTACCAAATGATTCAAACCAGTGACAGCATTACTCATTCAATCTTGGAACTCATCAACAATATGTTGATTGATCTTCTGGCAACAATGGCCCGCCTAGACAATGAGAAACGTATAGAACGTATTAAGCAGGGCCTGGCACGTTCGGGTTACAAACCAACAGGCAAGAAGGCAAATGAGGCTAAACATAAACGAATAAAAGAATTGCTAGTAGTTGGCAATATGACTAAGGAAGAAATTGCCAAAGCAGTGAATTGTGGAGTTGCAACTGTCTATCGAGTTGCTAAAGTTATCTAA
- the tet(39) gene encoding tetracycline efflux MFS transporter Tet(39): MKKSLSVILITIFLDAVGIGLIMPILPELLRSLAGAEAGGVHYGALLAVYALMQFIFAPILGALSDRFGRRPVLIISIAGATADYLLMAAAPSLLWLYIGRIFAGITGANMAVATAYVSDITPAHERAKRFGLLGAVFGIGFIAGPVIGGVLGEWNLHAPFFAAAFMNGINLIMTAVLLKESKHSNKMTEKVQEQSILKKLSYLITQPNMAPLLGIFLIITLVSQVPATLWVIYGQDRYGWSIFIAGVSLASYGICHSIAQAFAIAPMVKRFGEKNTLLCGIACDAIGLLLLSIAVEEWVPFALLPLFALGGVAVPALQAMMSRGISDERQGELQGLLSSFNSLGAIIGPVLVTSLYFMTQASAPGMVWALAAILYVITLPLLLKYRLNKYSGVP, encoded by the coding sequence GTGAAGAAATCATTGAGCGTGATTTTAATCACTATATTTCTGGATGCTGTTGGGATTGGTTTAATTATGCCGATCTTGCCTGAATTATTACGGTCATTGGCTGGAGCTGAAGCAGGCGGTGTTCACTATGGTGCTTTATTAGCTGTGTATGCTCTGATGCAGTTCATTTTTGCACCTATCCTTGGAGCGTTGAGTGACCGATTTGGACGTCGACCTGTATTAATTATTTCAATTGCTGGTGCAACGGCTGATTATCTCCTAATGGCTGCTGCTCCTTCTCTATTGTGGCTATATATTGGTCGTATTTTTGCGGGAATTACAGGTGCCAACATGGCTGTTGCAACAGCTTATGTTTCAGATATTACTCCAGCCCATGAGCGTGCAAAAAGGTTTGGTCTCCTTGGAGCTGTCTTTGGTATTGGGTTTATAGCGGGTCCGGTAATAGGTGGAGTTTTGGGTGAATGGAACTTACATGCACCGTTCTTTGCTGCTGCTTTTATGAATGGGATTAATTTAATAATGACAGCAGTCTTATTAAAAGAATCAAAACACAGCAATAAAATGACTGAGAAGGTTCAGGAGCAATCAATATTAAAGAAATTATCCTATTTGATCACTCAACCTAATATGGCTCCATTGCTTGGTATCTTTTTAATTATCACATTGGTTTCACAAGTCCCCGCAACTTTATGGGTTATCTATGGGCAGGATCGTTATGGCTGGAGTATATTTATTGCAGGTGTTTCCCTTGCTAGTTATGGAATATGCCATTCTATTGCACAGGCTTTTGCTATCGCCCCTATGGTAAAGAGGTTTGGAGAGAAAAATACGTTGTTATGTGGAATAGCTTGCGATGCAATTGGTTTACTTCTTTTATCTATTGCTGTTGAAGAATGGGTGCCTTTTGCGTTGTTACCATTGTTTGCCCTTGGTGGAGTAGCCGTTCCTGCTTTGCAAGCAATGATGTCCAGAGGTATTAGTGATGAAAGACAAGGTGAATTACAAGGGCTATTAAGCAGTTTTAATAGTCTGGGGGCTATAATTGGTCCTGTATTAGTTACTAGCCTCTATTTTATGACTCAGGCATCAGCTCCTGGAATGGTATGGGCATTAGCTGCAATACTTTATGTAATCACCCTACCCTTATTGCTTAAGTATCGCCTGAATAAATATTCTGGAGTTCCATAA